A stretch of DNA from Sulfurovum sp. TSL6:
AGCTTAATTAATATATTTGAAAGAATATATGGTCCTTTATGGAACCCTTTTAGAGATCGGAAGGAGAATTATATGACTAGAACTAGAAAAGAAGAGTTAGTTGCGCAGATGACAGCAGAGTTTAAAGACGCTGGTGCCATTATCGTTTGTGATTACAAAGGTATGACTGTTGAGAATCTTGAGATCGTAAGAAATCTTGCTAAAGATGAAGACACAAAAGTACAAGTTGTTAAAAATAAACTCGCAGCGATCGCATTGCAAAATGCAGGTTGTGAAGCGATTGATTTTAAAGACACAAACCTTGTAATCTGGGGTGATACACAAGTTTTACCTTGTAAGATCGCTGACAAAGCCGCTACTGATTTTAAAGATAGTTTTGCAATCAAGACTGGTTTGATCCAGGGTGAAGTTGCTAGTTTGGAAACCATTAATGCAATGGCTAAACTTCCTACTAGAGATGAACTTATCGGTATGCTTCTTAATGTTTGGAACGCACCGGTGCAAAATTTCACTATTGGTATGAATGCATTAGCAGCAAAAAAAGAAGAAGAGGCGTAGAGTGGTGAGAGCCACGAGGCTCTTTTAATTTGAAACTGTAAAATGTTTCATCTCATATGAATTATAATTTAAGGAATTAATTATGGCAACAACTAAAGAAGATGTTCTTGAGTTTATCTCAAACATGTCAGTACTTGAGCTTTCTGAGCTTGTAAAAGAATTTGAAGAAAAATTTGGTGTATCTGCACAAGCTACAGTAGTAGCTGGCGGTGGTGCAGCTGCAGGTGGCGAAGCTGCTGAAGAACAAACTGAGTTTGACGTAGTACTTACTGATGCAGGTGCTAAAAAAATCAACG
This window harbors:
- the rplJ gene encoding 50S ribosomal protein L10 — its product is MTRTRKEELVAQMTAEFKDAGAIIVCDYKGMTVENLEIVRNLAKDEDTKVQVVKNKLAAIALQNAGCEAIDFKDTNLVIWGDTQVLPCKIADKAATDFKDSFAIKTGLIQGEVASLETINAMAKLPTRDELIGMLLNVWNAPVQNFTIGMNALAAKKEEEA
- the rplL gene encoding 50S ribosomal protein L7/L12, with the translated sequence MATTKEDVLEFISNMSVLELSELVKEFEEKFGVSAQATVVAGGGAAAGGEAAEEQTEFDVVLTDAGAKKINAIKAVRAITGLGLKEAKAAVEETPSVLKEGVSKEEAEDFKKQLEEAGASCELK